The Citrifermentans bemidjiense Bem genome window below encodes:
- the fabG gene encoding 3-oxoacyl-ACP reductase FabG encodes MSSFLNFNGRTAVVTGGARGLGLAITRALLSHGARVHVFDVAPGEGAEDYQFHKVDITDPASVAAAVAAIPEPVTLLVNNAGITRDRSVFKMSDDEWSSVLGVNLTGAFNMARALAPGMRDAGYGRIVNITSINGIRGKFGQANYSASKAGLIGLTKTLARELGPKGVTVNAVAPGMVLTDMALALPEEILDRARNECLLPELAKPEDIANAVTFLLSDAAGKITGEVIRVDSGQYI; translated from the coding sequence ATGAGCAGCTTTCTCAACTTCAACGGACGCACCGCGGTGGTCACCGGCGGTGCGCGCGGCCTGGGCCTTGCCATCACCCGCGCGCTTTTAAGCCACGGGGCGCGCGTGCACGTCTTCGACGTGGCGCCGGGCGAGGGGGCGGAGGACTACCAGTTCCACAAGGTGGATATCACCGACCCGGCGAGCGTGGCTGCCGCGGTCGCCGCCATTCCTGAGCCGGTGACCCTCCTGGTGAACAACGCGGGGATCACCCGCGACCGCAGCGTCTTCAAGATGTCCGACGATGAGTGGAGCTCCGTCCTCGGGGTGAACCTCACCGGCGCCTTCAACATGGCGCGGGCTCTCGCCCCCGGGATGAGGGACGCAGGCTACGGTCGCATCGTCAACATCACCTCGATAAACGGCATCCGCGGCAAGTTCGGCCAGGCCAACTACTCCGCCTCCAAGGCCGGGCTCATTGGGCTCACCAAGACGCTCGCCCGCGAGCTGGGCCCCAAAGGGGTAACGGTGAACGCGGTGGCGCCGGGAATGGTCCTGACCGACATGGCGCTGGCGCTTCCCGAGGAGATCCTGGACCGGGCCAGAAACGAGTGCCTGCTCCCGGAATTGGCGAAACCCGAGGACATCGCCAACGCGGTCACCTTCCTCCTCTCCGATGCGGCGGGGAAGATCACCGGCGAGGTGATCCGGGTCGATTCCGGCCAGTACATCTGA
- a CDS encoding thiolase family protein, whose translation MREAVIVDAVRTPVGKFGGALKDVRPDDLAALCIMELVQRNKLDPGLIEDVVLGCTNQAGEDNRNVARMAALLAGLPHSVAGHTINRLCGSGLNAINSAAQAIKVGEGKIFIAGGTESMTRAPFVFAKADSPFSRDIKVFDSTIGWRFTNPRMTEPYAKEGMGDTAENVARSYGITREQQDEFALATQRKWGEAQAAGKFEDELVPVVIPQKKGDPKVVDRDEFPRPDVTLEQLAKLSPAFKKDGSVTAGNSSGINDGAAAVLLMEGELARELGYRPLARILSSAVAGCDPSFMGLGPVPAIRKALERAGLTIGDIDLFELNEAFAAQAIPCMSELGIDPAKVNVNGGSIAIGHPLGSTGARITATLVHEMRRRNARYGVISLCIGLGQGIATVVERV comes from the coding sequence ATGCGAGAAGCGGTTATCGTCGATGCGGTGCGGACGCCGGTGGGGAAATTCGGAGGCGCGCTGAAGGACGTCCGCCCGGACGACCTGGCGGCACTTTGCATCATGGAGCTGGTGCAGCGGAACAAGCTCGACCCCGGGCTCATCGAGGACGTGGTGCTTGGCTGCACCAATCAGGCAGGAGAGGACAACCGCAACGTGGCGCGCATGGCGGCGCTCCTGGCGGGGCTCCCGCACTCGGTGGCGGGGCACACCATCAACCGCCTCTGCGGTTCGGGGTTGAACGCCATCAACAGCGCCGCCCAGGCCATCAAGGTGGGGGAGGGGAAGATCTTCATCGCCGGGGGGACCGAGTCCATGACCCGCGCACCCTTCGTCTTCGCCAAGGCCGATTCCCCCTTCTCGCGCGACATCAAGGTGTTCGATTCCACCATCGGGTGGCGCTTCACCAACCCCCGGATGACCGAACCGTATGCCAAGGAAGGAATGGGGGACACCGCCGAGAACGTGGCGCGCAGCTACGGCATCACCCGCGAGCAGCAGGACGAGTTCGCGCTGGCGACCCAGAGGAAATGGGGCGAGGCCCAGGCCGCGGGGAAGTTCGAGGACGAGCTGGTTCCGGTCGTCATCCCGCAGAAGAAGGGGGACCCGAAGGTCGTGGACCGGGACGAGTTCCCGCGCCCGGACGTGACGCTGGAGCAACTCGCCAAACTTTCCCCCGCCTTCAAGAAGGACGGCAGCGTCACCGCGGGTAATTCCAGCGGCATCAACGACGGCGCCGCCGCCGTGCTCCTCATGGAAGGGGAGCTTGCCCGAGAGCTCGGCTACCGGCCGCTGGCGCGCATTCTCTCCAGCGCCGTCGCCGGCTGCGACCCCTCGTTCATGGGGCTCGGCCCGGTTCCGGCCATAAGGAAGGCTCTGGAAAGGGCGGGGCTGACCATCGGCGATATCGACCTCTTCGAGCTGAACGAGGCCTTCGCGGCGCAGGCCATACCTTGCATGAGCGAGCTGGGGATAGACCCGGCCAAGGTGAACGTGAACGGCGGATCCATTGCCATCGGCCATCCTCTCGGCTCCACCGGCGCCCGCATCACCGCGACGCTCGTGCACGAGATGCGGCGGCGTAACGCCCGCTACGGCGTGATCTCGCTCTGCATAGGCCTTGGGCAGGGGATCGCCACCGTGGTGGAACGGGTCTGA
- a CDS encoding amidohydrolase family protein encodes MPATEEKPLRIDFHVHLATYDGFLHPWVVDWMRIAHPVGYEEYVARYSDPGAFEALLQEEGVDYACILAELTPVTTGICSNDSVRDFCHGRRSLIPFCDINPYLHTDLAAELRRKVESEGFRGIKLYPSYQHYYLNDSRMYPLYRAAEELGIPVLIHTGSSVFKGTRLKYANPLHLDDVAVDFPSLNLVMAHSGRGFWYDRAFFLSKLHPNVYMELSGLPPAKLMTYFPELARNTGKTIFGSDWPGMPRIRHNMDAIAGLPLPPEGVAAILGGNAAKLLNLG; translated from the coding sequence ATGCCGGCAACCGAAGAGAAACCCCTCAGGATCGATTTCCACGTGCACCTCGCCACGTACGACGGTTTCCTGCACCCGTGGGTGGTGGATTGGATGCGGATTGCCCACCCCGTGGGGTACGAGGAGTACGTGGCCCGCTACAGTGACCCGGGCGCCTTCGAGGCACTGCTTCAAGAGGAAGGGGTCGACTACGCCTGCATCCTCGCCGAGCTCACCCCCGTCACCACCGGCATCTGCAGCAACGACTCGGTGCGCGATTTCTGCCACGGCAGGAGGAGTCTGATCCCCTTTTGCGACATAAACCCCTACCTGCACACCGATCTGGCCGCGGAGTTGCGCCGCAAGGTCGAAAGCGAAGGGTTCCGGGGCATAAAGCTCTACCCAAGCTACCAGCACTACTACCTGAACGATTCGAGGATGTACCCTCTGTACCGGGCAGCTGAGGAACTCGGCATCCCCGTCCTGATCCATACCGGTTCCTCGGTCTTCAAGGGAACCAGGCTGAAATACGCCAATCCCCTGCATCTGGACGATGTGGCCGTCGACTTCCCCTCGTTGAATCTGGTCATGGCCCATTCGGGGCGCGGTTTCTGGTATGACCGCGCCTTCTTCTTATCCAAGCTGCATCCAAACGTCTACATGGAGCTTTCGGGGCTCCCCCCCGCGAAGCTCATGACTTACTTCCCCGAACTGGCTCGCAACACGGGAAAAACCATTTTCGGCAGTGACTGGCCTGGAATGCCGCGCATCCGGCATAACATGGACGCCATAGCAGGGCTGCCGCTGCCGCCGGAAGGTGTTGCGGCGATACTGGGCGGCAACGCGGCCAAACTTTTGAACCTGGGGTGA